In Lolium perenne isolate Kyuss_39 chromosome 5, Kyuss_2.0, whole genome shotgun sequence, the sequence TTAAACGCAGCCCTAAATTAGATCTTTATGTATGTGGAAATATGCATGCACGTGTGGGCTGTCATTTATATGAATGCATGCAACTTTCCATGGTTCTGCCGAAACTGATCACAAGCATGTATATGGCTTCCATGAGGCTGCAAATAATATGAATCAGTTCATCAACTACCTCCGATTCAAGTATACTAATCAAGTGCCGACTCACCCTGTACTGACCAACGAATTTTCGGAGGCGCTTGTCTGGTCGTACAACAACATTAGAAATAGCAGAAGATGGAATCCGGAACATACATGCGCACGGCGGCCGGACGTATGGGCACGGCACAGGCGGACGACGGCTATCACAAGCAGATGATGTTGATGAAAGTCAGACAACGTCGGGATGGTTGAAAGGCGTCTCTCAATTGTGGATGCGGAGGCGATTGATCAGCCGCCCGGAACGGCGCTGACTGGAGGCGCACATATGTGAACTCGATATGGTCGAGGAGGGTTTTAATCTGATCAGATCAAAGCTGATCCACCAACCGGTCTGTGACTAACTCTAATTAGGGTCCTGCTGTAATTATCTTTTTATTTTTAAGTCCTTGTTGGGTATTTAACCAAGGTACAATGAACTTTGGGTAGATGATCCAAGGCTGGTGAACTTCTGGGTAAATAACCAATTATCCCTTTCTTAATAATCTCTCTTGTAATTGGGACGATGAGGCCcctagctttttttttttgcaaacacTCCTAAACGATGTAATAGCTGAATGATTCGTGGAGCAGcaagtttcagacgcactcttttccttaccagggtacctaaggggactggaaggtttttaacgagacggcttgctagcttaatatattatatttttatctcaaaaaaaaaaacccaaaaaagttccaaaaccggaGCCATGCGCCTCGACGGGCCGCGGCCCAAATCGCCCCATTAGTGGGCGGGGCCTATCCCCCGCCGCTAATGGGCGATGAATAGGATTTGCCAGCGGCCGACCTATGCGGCGTATAGGAATTGCCTTTCAGTCCGGCCCCGCCTTGTCCAAACACAAAGCGTACCCACATCGTCTCTTTCCTCTACCGTTTACTCTGCTCCGCTGCTCGCCCCACCTATGGAGCCCACGGCGCCGCAGCGAGGCACCAAGCGCCCCCTGCCCgcgaccgccggcgccggcggcggcgacgacgatgacCGCTCCGACCTCGCGTAAGTTCAACCCAAGCCCCTCCTCCGGCTCGGCCCTCTCCCGCCCCCCTCCGCCCTCGCCGGGACCTCGCGTTAGGGTTTCGCCTGATGTTTTTCCTCCGTGCAGGGACCGCAAGGTGCGGTTCCCCAAGGGGAAGAAGGCCAAGCACCGCGACCCCTCCGCCGCCGGCGGGAGCGGGGACGCGGGCGCCGCGGAGGAGGACATCGACAGCCTCATGAACCCCGAGCTCGCCGCGGTGAAGCGCGCGCGGCGGCGCCACCGCAGGGAAGGGGACGACGCGCAGGGCACCGCCAATGTCAAGGGCTTCGAAATGCGCTACAAGGTATGCGGCGCTGCTTCTGCCTTCGATAATTATGTTTCTTATGCTAGTGATTGTAGCCACGTAGCTTCTGATTTCTAGCGAATCATGGGTCAGAATTTACAAGCTGCCTTCTAGCCATATGGGGAGCGCAACTGACGGGATGAAATAGGGCTTCTAGGTGAAATTGCAGCTAGTTTGCCGATATACTCTGTTGTCCTGTTGTATGCATTACTCCTATTGCTTTTAAAAGTATTTTTTTTTGGGTAGGGCTGCAACCAGTTAAAATGTCATAGCGCGTTAATTATGGACATAATTTGGTAACTTGCCAACTTGGGGGAGTTGTCCAGTAACTTTGTTAGAGGAAATACAACATGAACTGATTTATAAATAAAGCAAAAGCTACTGTGATTACCATAATTACAAGGTTAGCAAGAGAACAGTCGAAAGACAAACGCAGCTATCGAACAATGAAAGACAAAAGCCCACACGTGAAAAAATGCCAAGTTTGCTTCCAGACTTCGGATTGCTTTAAAGATCAAAATGCCAAGTTTTTTTTCAATATGTGGTATGAAAAACATCTGGTGAAAAAGGAAAAATAGGAGGATACACTAAACAGAAAAGGTAGCAGCATAGGCCAGGCCTCAGTAGCTCTACCAAATGGTGTAGTACCTATGGTTTGGATTCAGTTCACTTAGCTTTGGCATTTTGAATATTAGGCCATCATAAAATAGCTTACAACTAAAATATTATGTAGCTGTGCTTTCCTATCGTTTTGGCCATCATAAAATAGCCAGGGATCATGCCTTTTCCTTTCCCTTTTCCCTATTTTGATTTGTAAGTCTGACCCTATATAATTCCTGCACTCTTCCATGCTTACCATTGGCATTATGAATATGTTAGGCATAAGTTGCTAACCACTTTGCTGTCATTGTCAGATAACACCGACTTTGATGTTCAACAGGATGATGCCAACTTTATCGATGATGGTATTGAGATTGAACCTTTTAACTTGGATCAAGAGAGAGAAGAAGGATACTTTGATGATAATGGTAACTTTGTGGAGTTTGCAAGAGGCAATGATATGAAGGTACTTCGTGTTTTATGTTTATTATCTTGGATGTTTTGTGTGGAGATACAATCTATCAATTTGTTGACACAAGTACCCATTTGTTGTAGGATGCCTGGCTGGACAATGTCGAGGTTGACACAAAGTATGCTGAAAAGTTCCAAAAGAAAAAGGACAAAGAAGAGGAGTTCCAGGACCTCTCTTCCGATGATATTGGAAAGATAAAAAAGAGAATAGCAGACATGCTTGAGGCAGATGAAACGGTATGTTCACTTGCAGCTTCTGTGTAGTTTTAACTTCTAACATTGTGAGATGGGTCAGGGGGATAAGGTTTCCCTCTTGTATTCTCTTGTGGGATGTCATTGTTGTAGTTCTTGACTGAACGGCAACATACTAGAGAAATGATTTAGTGAATCAGGTTAACTGTAACCTGGCAGTGTGTTACTCGTTTCACACACATCTTTGCTCTGCTTATACAGATAATCAATCTGAATCAGTACATGTCCAATGGAGATTAAGGACAAGCATGCTTGTTGGTTCCTCGCGTGCTGCATGTTCTTCTCCCTTTTTAGTTAATAATCTGAACCAAAAGAATCTAGAAACTGTTACATTGGTTGCTTCACGATATTGTAGGCCAACTGTTCAGGGAAAACTCTTTTAGTTACGAATACAACTTTTCCTGGTTACAGCTTGCACAACCTTGTCTGCCATGCATGAATCTAAAGCGGAAATATTGAACGAATCAAAACCTATCATTAGACAAGGTTATCATGTGAGACGTTTTATATTAATATTATTCATGTTTTAATGTATGCTAAATCTTTTTTTTGGACGATGTTCTGCCAGATAATTCAGGCTCTGAAAAGATTGAAGAGTTCATCCACTGATGAACGTGGACGAATGACTGAGGGGACACAGCGTATGTTTGATGAGCTGACAGAAGCTGCCATGAAGCTAATGGAGAACGGGGAGTACAGTATGTGTTCCTTTCTGTTCAAATTTTCTAGTTGGCAGTTTTTTGGCCATCCATTAACCATTTCAGTATGGAGATATGTTTTAATCATCACATGATTTGCACCCTCATTCCATTTTGTTTTAATGTCCTGGTGTAGATGTGTATTCAGATGACCGGGAGACATTTGTACGTGAGGCTGGTTAGTACTCCCACTCCCAGCCCTAGTTACTAGATcattcaagtttttttttgtatAAGCACCGGGTTTTATGTTTTACATTACAATATGTTCCCATTCCAATATTGAAACAGCATTGCATTAATGTTACTAGTAAAAAAAAATATTTGACTACTTGGAATATGAACAATAGTTTAGAATTGAGATCATTATGTGAAATGTGTGTGCAGAATGGCCAGTTCCCTCACATTATTTCAGCTTGCAAATACATAGATTCTGACTTTTAGGCTCTCCCTGTTTTCCAATGGTAAGTTGCAAATACGTGTTGTTGCAGTTAATACGTCAGATAAATACATTACCACCCATTCGAATCCATTGCCCCATTGAATCAAAGAACTTTACCTGATTCATGATATCACATATGTTGGAGCTAGCACCACTATTCATGTTTACATAACTGACTTAAGCTAACATCATAGCTCATGAAACAAATAAATATACTTTTCCCCATTTAAAAGATGCAGCACTGATAAATGGAAATAAGAAACTACACTGCCACTGAAAGGAGATGTTAAATGAAACCAAGCAGACAGATTCTTTCAATCAAGAATAGTCTTGTAGCTGTATGAACATTATGCTAGTTTAGTAGTGCTCATTGTGATCTATTCCTTAATATTGTCTTCATGAGGATCACACCTGATTACATATTCTGTCATTTTGCCTTTTGTAGAGGGTTATGAACGTCTAAAGCGTGCTCGACTTGGTATAGCAGAAGTTGAAGAAGATATCTTTGCAGACACCACAGAGGATGACCCAAGTACCTCGTCCTTACTGGAGATGGACCGTGGTCTGTCAGCCGCCAATACCTCCACGACAAATGCTATAACAGATGATGATGATAGTAACCTTGACATGTTTGGAGACAATGACGACACTGATGCCACTCATGATTCTGATGTGAAAACTGTAGATGCAGGTTGC encodes:
- the LOC127301183 gene encoding uncharacterized protein, which produces MEPTAPQRGTKRPLPATAGAGGGDDDDRSDLADRKVRFPKGKKAKHRDPSAAGGSGDAGAAEEDIDSLMNPELAAVKRARRRHRREGDDAQGTANVKGFEMRYKDDANFIDDGIEIEPFNLDQEREEGYFDDNGNFVEFARGNDMKDAWLDNVEVDTKYAEKFQKKKDKEEEFQDLSSDDIGKIKKRIADMLEADETIIQALKRLKSSSTDERGRMTEGTQRMFDELTEAAMKLMENGEYNVYSDDRETFVREAEGYERLKRARLGIAEVEEDIFADTTEDDPSTSSLLEMDRGLSAANTSTTNAITDDDDSNLDMFGDNDDTDATHDSDVKTVDAGCNPDPVPQDASRTSGVEKAGNGSVDSDYVYDPTSGYYYSSSTGYYYDSASGCYCSASTGTWYSYDEQSGTYNEMQGEQTGVHTEVKRDGVTE